ctctctctctctctctctctcgtctcaggGAGGTGAAGAAGTCTTTTCTCATGGGGCTCTTTCTGCCTAAAATGTTTTCTCTTAACATTTCTGAGATGTTTTGCTGTAAAGAAAATATTTGGACATATTTCTGCTAATGTTTCCGCTGAGTGGCTGTGTGTTGACTGGAGGTTTTGTAGTGAGTGTCGTTAAGGAGGGGTTTACTGGACCTAGCGTTAGTCCTAAATCAACTTTATTGTTCTCATTATGAAACAGAACGTCGTCGCAAGTGTAGGTTTGGGGCAGTTAAACAAACACAGATCTGTTTACTGGGGGGGAATGTGAACACGGAGTAGACATGTCATAAAACAATTAAGTTGGTTTCCAGCCACAGTATTGTTTCCACATGCTCAACATGTTGGTGTGACGACAACTTATAAAAGTGGCTCTGCTCGTGCCgtgttgaggagaggagagagtgctgCAGCTGAGGTGTGTGCAGCATGTTATGAACTGTCTGTGGCTGCCTCAACAGAGGGCTCCGGTCCGAGACAGACCACCCAATGAGAGATGGCTGTGGCtgtacagacagacatacagacttGCCTACCTGCTGGTTATTAAACAGACTAGCCTCTCACAGTCCGACTGCAGACGGAGATTTATTATCTGGAATATATGATAAGATCTCTGCTGGCCTTTGCTtgcttttttatattttttcccccttctcgctttctctctctgtcgacatgtctctctccatctgtctcgatctctcatcccccatctctcttccctcacccCTGGCCCTACATTCTTCCCAGAGATTTGTATCTCTCATGCAGGTCTCCAGGAGGTCGTGGGCAGGAGGATATTACATAGGGGCCTTCTCTGGTCTGCCCGTCCACAGGCCCAGAGAAGTGATGGACAGGAATGCTGATTCACTTCTGAGCGGCTTGTTCTTGTTGTCCTTCTAGAGAGCCTCCTTACCGCGCCCCGCTTCTCCATCGAGGGTTTGTCTGTTCTGTTGGGGCTTGTCTCTGTTTCCCAGGACAACTCCACTGTTTGGAGGACTGTTCTCCAGAGACGGGTTCTCTCTGGAACCGCTGGGTCTACTCCAACAGCACAGGGAACAGAGCCTGCCCATAGTCTCCATGAGGGCTTCAGCTACAGAAACATTTGAAACTGTTGTGAAATATCTAGTTTTTCTGTGAAAGATCTGGTTTTGATGTGAAACATCAGATTTTGCTATGGAAGATCAGGTTTTAGTATAAAAGATCTGGTTTTGATGTGCTTTATTATTACTAGCTCCATTGTGTCGGATTTCTAGTGAGTTCATATCTCTATTTGAGggcccagaaacacacacacatacatgctgaCTCGTGCAGATGCTTgtactcgtacacacacacacacacacacacacaccatgagtagtgagaaggagagggagaagtctGCTGTGGTGACATCAGGGTCTCCCAGGTGGAGTCTGGGTGTTGACAGTTCTATTATGTCAACGTTCCAGAACCCGTTCTCGGGCCAGAACCCCAGGATCACCTCTGGTCTGTGCCTGCACACCTGGCCCCTCGCTCAGGCTTCTGTCAGCGAGCTCAGCCCATGTCTGTGTGCCTGAcctcaggaggaggaagaggaggaggaggaggagggagaatacACCCAGGcggcaccctctctctctgctctttttTTAATGGCCATACATGTTGAGTCTGCTGcggcatctccctctctctgtctctctcagagtgGCCTACCAGAGGAacgatgaggatgaggaggaggcggcCCGGGAGAGGCGACGCAGGGCGCGccaggagaggatgaagagcagggagggggaggagcctagcGGGCAAACAGACACCTTGGCCATAACCAACAGCCACAGGTATTaataatacacacagacactcactcacacagagggCTACCCTCGGCCTTACAGGGCTGGGAGGTCGTTAATAATAGATGCGTGTGTAACCCTGATCCACATGGGGAACAGCAACATCGGGAGTGAGGAGGTCAGGTGAAACAGCCCAATCACAGAAAACCAAGTCTTGTGACTTTCCTAATctttaaaacacacaaaaaaagcctCAAGTGTGATTTGTGAGCCGACTCAGGCTCTCTACTATCGACAGACCTCTGGCTGTCAATCAAAGATAACCCAGCTGAAGCCCCGCCCTCGACCCTGCCTAGATGAGGTCATTGACAGTGGGATATGGACATGGTGGGAGATGTCTGACATCCAGACAGACAAAAACAGCTTTGTAGTATCAGCGTTTCCTACCAGTgaggtcacacagacacactcacacacacacagatacacacatccgGTGGCTGTGGaacagggctggggctgtgtgATCTGCTGCATCAGAGGCAGCTCTGCTATTGTCGATTGTGTGCTGGCGATATCCTAACGTTAGGCAAACAGTTGGGTCAGCATATCTACTTTATTGCTGTTCTAGCAATGTCAATGATGTTACAGGTCTtagactctccctctctctctctctctctctctctctctctctctctctctctctctctctctctctctctctctctctctctctctctctctctctctctctctctctctctctctctctctccccccgtttcTTTAGTTCACACTTATGACAGGGAGCGAGTGTGAAAACATTGTTTGGTCAGTGATGGTGACTCGGGAAACTATGCAGAGTGGACATACAATCCCTTAACAATATCCTCTAGTGACCTTGTGCTTATCAGAAGCAcctgctccagactcacacactacCTTCTACCAGCCTCACTGCTGACATCATGTGAACTGCTCCAGCTCCTAGTTCACAAACAAATTCCGACAGATCcactgtataaataacagacCAGATTTCACacctggaggtgtgtgagtgtctgggcatgtgtgtgtgcaggcgcgTGTTCGCACTctatgtgtgttcacgtgtggaTCTTGTGACTGAGGCgtgatctctccctctcctcagcgtGACGGAGAGttccggaggaggaggagaaggaggcggagATGACGAGGAGCAGGCTTTGATGGAGCGCATGGCCAAGAGGGAGGAGCGACGCCAGCGACGCCTGAAGGAGGCgcaggagagacagcaggggaCGGACGCCCGCGACAACGACCGGGACCACGGCGACGCCGCGGCCAACagcgcggaggaggagaggccgcTCGGCCGCAGGGGGCGTTACCACGACaacgaagaggaggaagagcaggggaggaagACGACGGTGGCGcgtggcagagaggaggaggagaaggaggaggaggaggaggaggaggaggaggaggaggctgccccagaggaagaggagaaagaggaagtggaggaggacaaGCCCAGCAGGTCTTACATGAGAGAGCAGGTCAGTCTATTGGTCTCTCGGTCATCCCCTGCTTTGACATGTGGCTTTTAGCTCCTCCgcgtttgtttgtaaacatgttCCAACTCCTTGTTTACCCCCATAGGAGTCCTGTGAGGAGAAAACTAACATGTCACACATGCAAAACGAGGTACAGTTGTTGGTTGGTTGATGTGGCTGAGGCCTGGTGCTGGGATGGTGGTCCTGTCTgagtctctctcattctccccccAGGACCAACAACAACAGCTCAACTCTAACTCAGTATTAGAACAGATCCCAGATCAGCATGAGTCAGatgaggagcaggcaggaggaggagaggaggatgaggggatagacaaggaggaagaggaggaggaggggatagagaaggaagaagaagaggaggaggggatagagaaggaggaagaggaggaggaggaggagagactgcaggaagtgggagagaagagggagggcaggatacgagccagagagcaggaggaggactgtgagAGAGCAGAGAATGGCGTGGGCCTGGTAAGACATCAGGGTGTGTAGAGGTGTGACAGCACCCAGGAGAACCTCCCAGTCTGGGAGAGGGCCAGCCCTGTTCCCTCTGCACTAACAGCATATTAAAAGCAGGGTTCAACCCATATCAACTGACTAGAGTAAACCTCAATTCCTAGTATtgagcccagacccagaccagaaccCATTGATATGGTTCCCAGACTGGCGTCTCTACCCCAGGGCTGGTCTTCATCTGtagagcccccccccagccccagccccagccccagccccccccccagccccagccccagcccccccccccagccccagccccagctccaggcaGGGTGAACAGACCTCTCCCAGACAGTGAAGTTGTCCATGTTCACCGTGTGGTTTGCTGTGGTGGATACGGAGCCTGCACGAGAAGGTGTGGCCACGACCGTGTGGTCATCAGTAATGGCGTTCTCATGCCATGCCATGAGTGGTCAGGGTGCGGTCTCGGTCACAGtgtgctgcatgtcttcctctGTTGTGTTCTGCCTCGACTCCATGGTAACTAAGGGGAAGTAGTTGACTCCATATTGCAAGTCTGTATTTCAAGTCTTGAGTTTTATAATTAGTACTGTATGGCACTGTAACTACACCCGGGTAGATATACATGTAATCAAGTCATTTGGTAACAAGCAGGTACATGCTCTTAAGCAGAGACAGGGCCAATGCAGACAGCTTCAAACTTGACAGCTCTATTTAGGaagcagggaggaagggatggggtgaCTGTTGGCTGGGGGGGAAGGGTATCGGGAGTAGTATGAAAAAGATAACTAAATACACTGTTGGAGTACATGACCTGCTAGTTACTCTGGAGTAGGGGCTGGCTCATGTGGCCTGAGATTCTTCATAagacctcacacactcacacacacactcacacacacacacacacactcacacacacactcacacacacactcacacccttgcTTTGCTCCATGTGTGTCACCGAGTGGAACCACTGTTGCTCCCGAACATTCTGTGACCTTCCTCCGCTGCGTGTTGATTGGCTGGTTCTGTGGCTGCAGGTGTCCcagaggggcggggccagggagcagggggagtgGCAGAGGAAGCAGAACGGAGGCCTGCATGAGGAGACTCCGCCCATGCAGAACAGGAAACCAGAGAGAACCCTCAGGTGCCGTACAGAGTCTCAGTCCCAGTGGTGACATGacaacacacatcccacacgcacacacacactgaaacacacactcagacacacacacacacaggcagcgaGTGTCCTGGGGCAAAACTGCTGTATTTGACACGGGTCACCTAATCCACCTCACAGAGGACAAGGACACTGTGGACTGAAACCCTACACGTACTGACACCTgagtaaaggtgtgtgtgtgtgtgtgcagtcgcGGCAGCATGCGCGCCCCCGAgccgggggtgggggaggatccGGACGACGCAGCGCGCCAGGAGGCGGAGCGCaagctggaggagctgaagcGTCGCCGTGACGACGCGGAGGTGGAGGAGTTTGAGAGGATGAGGCAGAAGCAGCAGGAGGcggagcaggagctggaggagctgaagaagaagagggaggagaggaggaaggtgctggagcaggaggacaggcagaagaagcaggaggaggaggagagaaaggcacgggaggaggtgaggacgaCAAgcaaaccccctctctctctctactgtcttcctccttctctctctctctctctctctctctactgtcttcctcctctctctctctctctctctctctctctctctctctctctctctctctctctctctctctctctctctctctctctctctctctctctcttgctctctctctctttctctctctctctctctctctctctctttctctctactgtcttcctccttctctctctctctctctctcttttcttctgccCCTCttgttccttccctctctttctctgttcttcTACCTTCTACCTTCTGTCTTCCttcctttttctccctctcccctctctctttctctcttgctctatctctgtctctctctatttctctttctcccccctctctctctccccagacagTGAGCTAGATAAAGTGGTGTTCTGTGTAACACCTGGTGGAGATAAcagccactcctctcccttcgtCCAGCTTCCCCGTGACATCATCTTGCTGTTCTTCAGACTtatctgtcctccccccccccccgtgtgcaGGCGATAActctactgtctgtctgccatccTTCTCTCCGCTTCACCATGACCTCATACTCGCGTACAGCAGCTAGcgtagcgtgtgtgcgtgcctgtgtgtgtgtgggtagcagTTGAATCCTCGCAGCGAGTGACTGTTCGCCTCCCTGTGTCCatcaggaagagaagaggaggatgaaggaggagatcgagaggaggagagcagaggcagcGGAGAAGAGGCAGAAGGTGGAGGAcacgatggagggaggagaggccaaGCCCTTCAAGTGTGTCAGTCCCAGAGGGTCGTCTCTCaaggtcagaccccccccccctccagccctctgtgACCCGTCTAGCCACGCCCACACAGGGCCACGCCCTCACAGGGCCACGCCCTCACAGGGCCACGCCCTCACAGGGCCACGCCCTCACAGGGCCACGCCCTCACAGGGCCACGCCCACACAGGGCCCTGCATTCGCTGTCTTCTCCGTAGACGTCGTATTTGTTCTAACCCTCGAACAGAAACCTGAAAGCCCAACCCAATCGCTGTGGCAATAAATATTTGTCATGGAAATGTGGGTTTAATCCACTTAGATGTGAGTGAACAGTCCAACTTCGAATCAGCTCTCACGCCGTGAAACCCGGGGGGGattcacagaggagaggagaaaatcaCATTACTGCCATTTAGCTGTAATGACCATCTGGTTGTGTTGGCTAGCCTAACCTCTCTGGCTTGTGTGCTTGTTGAGGCTCCATGATTAGGTATAGCtatgtgtgtttggttgttgtGTGGGTAAACATTAACCTTGTCCTGCTCCTATTCCTCCTCACAGCTTTACTTTGTCGTCATGTTTACTGTAGGTAccgctgtttgtgtttgtttcttgtTCAGTTCACTTTTGACTCTGTTTTCCTAAAGATTAACACACCCCAAAGTgatgtgttgattttgtttgtgctgtgatgctgtggggTGTCTGTAACTGTTCTCCGTCATCTATCTCTGCACTGAAGGCCCTTCCCTAGACGTAAACTACAACTCCATGCCGTCTATGGTAGCTTCCTGGGGTGCAAACCCTCctctgtgttctagaacactCCGAGGACACCGGGTTCCAGAAGCTGGAACTGCTGTTGAGTGAAGCTAGATAGATACTAACAGCCCAGTCTCTCAGTAGGGGCAGGCTTACGCGGATGCAGGAAAACGATTAGGGTTAATAGGATAACTGGAAGCGCCTTCGTACGCctgcagcaccacacagcatgcatGAGAATGGGCAACTTCCTGACCGGGGTATTTTAGGAACTCCCACAGCACCAACTCCCACAACCCAGCAGACAAGATGTGGGGTGtccagggaggggtggagggtagatgggggggggggggaaggagggggtcgTGGGATGGTGGTATTTTCCTCCAGGGGTACTTGTGTTGCCCCTGTCCCAGCCCTGTAGGTGGTCTGTCATGAACAGCAGCCTGACATTCTCACCAGTATGGCCTGGGAGATTCACACACCGGTCAGTCAAACAGCCAGTCTAACCACACCAGAGAACTGTCAgtcaacagtgtttgtgtgtgtgtgggtgtgtgtgtgtgtgtgtttgtgtgtgtgtgcatgcgtgggtATGCACTGACTCCTCATTGACGTCTTtcctctgacctctcctccCAGATCGGTGAGAGGGCAGAGTTCCTGAACAAGTCGGCTCAGAAAAGGTGAACACACTCCACTCTTGACACCACACTGCAGAAGTGCAAAACCCCAGTCACACCATGCTGGCTTTAATCCTGGTCTAACTGTGTGTTGTATGACTTTGTGCGTGAccgtttgtgtgtgactgtgtgtgtggtggtgtgtgtgcaactgtgtgtgtgtgtgtgtgtgtgtgcagctctctGAAGCTGGCCCACTCCCCTGTGGTGTCTAAGATCGGCAACAGGCTGGAGCAGTACACCTCAGCAGCCCAAGTAGGAGCAGCATCACCATCACTGTCATCATCCAGGGACCACGCTGTTCCCACCACCCAGGCTAACACTgtgtctgcccctctctccccctccctcctccagagggAGAACAAGGACTCTCGCTCCCCGCGCTCCGGGGCGGTGGACCTGCCCATGGTCACAGACGGCATCCGCAACATCAAGAGCATGTGGGAGAAGGGCAACGTGTTCACCTCccctggaggggcagggggaaccTTCAAGGtaggtttggtgtgtgtgtgtttgcgtgtctgtgtgtgtgtgtgtgggagtgtgggaggggaggagaggaaggggcacATTTGACTGCCGCTTCCTGTTCGGCCCCCGTTGTCGATGACGACCAGGCGTCTCTGACCTtcgacccccctcctcctcctccccaaacAGGAAGCAGCTGGGATGAAGATAGGCGTGGCCGGCCGCATCAACGACTGGCTGAACAAAACCCCTGAGAGCAAGACCCCAGGAGGCAGGCCAGCGGTAGGTCGTCTCCACGGCAACCCCTGCCCTGTCTCAACTGTGGGAAACATATTTCCTCGTCCTCTCCCACTGCAGTAAACTGCATAAGTCAACCCATCCTCACAGTTCCCTGCATGTTGCCGTCCCTCTCACACAATGGAGGATGtgtggactcacacacacatagcaggcTGGCCGTCATGCTAccttgctgtatgtgtgtggtgtaccgTAAATGGTAACGTTTTGCAGAGTGTGTCGGTGGAGGTTTGTACACTTCAAGCAGGCCTCAGCTGAAGCAGGCAGTGATCCACTATGTTATAAAACCCCCCAAAAAGTGCTAGGTCAGCTTGTGTGTGGTGATCTCACTGTCTCTTAAACCTGTAGCGGCAACAGGCGTACATAGACCAGACATCACAGCTGTGGACATAATGATGAGATATGGAGCTTAACATCCACTTTATCTTTCCATGGTCTGACTCTATCACTGGGAGCTGCCCTGTCCTCATGATGCATGGAGCTGTAATCGCCTGATAGCGCTATGCTGGTTGGCCCGGGTGCTAGATGTGgtctgtctccccctggtgGACATAAATCACACTGACGTATGAATACAGACCCTCCCCAGAGCTATCAGGGCAGAAGGTATTAGACGTCTTGTTATCAGAGTATGTGATATATAGTCCCATATCCGTTGTGGTGTTAGCTTAACACTAGCTCTGTGGGTCCTGTCTGGATCACATGCGGGTTATCAGGGACCAGGCCAGACAGAAGGCTCCACCTCTCTCACTGTTCTCTGGAAATGGCCACGTTCCAATACATCCATACCTAACCTTCTCTCACCGCAGTCCTACCCAAGAACTGTAATGCATTCCCTGGGTCTGGCCTCGTTCCAACACGTCCATACCTCCTCT
The Osmerus eperlanus chromosome 17, fOsmEpe2.1, whole genome shotgun sequence DNA segment above includes these coding regions:
- the cald1a gene encoding caldesmon 1a isoform X2 — protein: MDDDFERRRELRRQKREEMRLEAERVAYQRNDEDEEEAARERRRRARQERMKSREGEEPSGQTDTLAITNSHSVTESSGGGGEGGGDDEEQALMERMAKREERRQRRLKEAQERQQGTDARDNDRDHGDAAANSAEEERPLGRRGRYHDNEEEEEQGRKTTVARGREEEEKEEEEEEEEEEEAAPEEEEKEEVEEDKPSRSYMREQESCEEKTNMSHMQNEDQQQQLNSNSVLEQIPDQHESDEEQAGGGEEDEGIDKEEEEEEGIEKEEEEEEGIEKEEEEEEEERLQEVGEKREGRIRAREQEEDCERAENGVGLVSQRGGAREQGEWQRKQNGGLHEETPPMQNRKPERTLSRGSMRAPEPGVGEDPDDAARQEAERKLEELKRRRDDAEVEEFERMRQKQQEAEQELEELKKKREERRKVLEQEDRQKKQEEEERKAREEEEKRRMKEEIERRRAEAAEKRQKVEDTMEGGEAKPFKCVSPRGSSLKIGERAEFLNKSAQKSSLKLAHSPVVSKIGNRLEQYTSAAQRENKDSRSPRSGAVDLPMVTDGIRNIKSMWEKGNVFTSPGGAGGTFKEAAGMKIGVAGRINDWLNKTPESKTPGGRPALSP
- the cald1a gene encoding caldesmon 1a isoform X5, with translation MDDDFERRRELRRQKREEMRLEAERVAYQRNDEDEEEAARERRRRARQERMKSREGEEPSGQTDTLAITNSHSVTESSGGGGEGGGDDEEQALMERMAKREERRQRRLKEAQERQQGTDARDNDRDHGDAAANSAEEERPLGRRGRYHDNEEEEEQGRKTTVARGREEEEKEEEEEEEEEEEAAPEEEEKEEVEEDKPSRSYMREQVSQRGGAREQGEWQRKQNGGLHEETPPMQNRKPERTLSRGSMRAPEPGVGEDPDDAARQEAERKLEELKRRRDDAEVEEFERMRQKQQEAEQELEELKKKREERRKVLEQEDRQKKQEEEERKAREEEEKRRMKEEIERRRAEAAEKRQKVEDTMEGGEAKPFKCVSPRGSSLKIGERAEFLNKSAQKSSLKLAHSPVVSKIGNRLEQYTSAAQRENKDSRSPRSGAVDLPMVTDGIRNIKSMWEKGNVFTSPGGAGGTFKEAAGMKIGVAGRINDWLNKTPESKTPGGRPADLKPGDVTNKRSLWENKGASPTKVTGRGEAKSVTNGMGH
- the cald1a gene encoding caldesmon 1a isoform X1, whose amino-acid sequence is MDDDFERRRELRRQKREEMRLEAERVAYQRNDEDEEEAARERRRRARQERMKSREGEEPSGQTDTLAITNSHSVTESSGGGGEGGGDDEEQALMERMAKREERRQRRLKEAQERQQGTDARDNDRDHGDAAANSAEEERPLGRRGRYHDNEEEEEQGRKTTVARGREEEEKEEEEEEEEEEEAAPEEEEKEEVEEDKPSRSYMREQESCEEKTNMSHMQNEDQQQQLNSNSVLEQIPDQHESDEEQAGGGEEDEGIDKEEEEEEGIEKEEEEEEGIEKEEEEEEEERLQEVGEKREGRIRAREQEEDCERAENGVGLVSQRGGAREQGEWQRKQNGGLHEETPPMQNRKPERTLSRGSMRAPEPGVGEDPDDAARQEAERKLEELKRRRDDAEVEEFERMRQKQQEAEQELEELKKKREERRKVLEQEDRQKKQEEEERKAREEEEKRRMKEEIERRRAEAAEKRQKVEDTMEGGEAKPFKCVSPRGSSLKIGERAEFLNKSAQKSSLKLAHSPVVSKIGNRLEQYTSAAQRENKDSRSPRSGAVDLPMVTDGIRNIKSMWEKGNVFTSPGGAGGTFKEAAGMKIGVAGRINDWLNKTPESKTPGGRPADLKPGDVTNKRSLWENKGASPTKVTGRGEAKSVTNGMGH
- the cald1a gene encoding caldesmon 1a isoform X3, yielding MDDDFERRRELRRQKREEMRLEAERVTESSGGGGEGGGDDEEQALMERMAKREERRQRRLKEAQERQQGTDARDNDRDHGDAAANSAEEERPLGRRGRYHDNEEEEEQGRKTTVARGREEEEKEEEEEEEEEEEAAPEEEEKEEVEEDKPSRSYMREQESCEEKTNMSHMQNEDQQQQLNSNSVLEQIPDQHESDEEQAGGGEEDEGIDKEEEEEEGIEKEEEEEEGIEKEEEEEEEERLQEVGEKREGRIRAREQEEDCERAENGVGLVSQRGGAREQGEWQRKQNGGLHEETPPMQNRKPERTLSRGSMRAPEPGVGEDPDDAARQEAERKLEELKRRRDDAEVEEFERMRQKQQEAEQELEELKKKREERRKVLEQEDRQKKQEEEERKAREEEEKRRMKEEIERRRAEAAEKRQKVEDTMEGGEAKPFKCVSPRGSSLKIGERAEFLNKSAQKSSLKLAHSPVVSKIGNRLEQYTSAAQRENKDSRSPRSGAVDLPMVTDGIRNIKSMWEKGNVFTSPGGAGGTFKEAAGMKIGVAGRINDWLNKTPESKTPGGRPADLKPGDVTNKRSLWENKGASPTKVTGRGEAKSVTNGMGH
- the cald1a gene encoding caldesmon 1a isoform X4; this encodes MDDDFERRRELRRQKREEMRLEAERVAYQRNDEDEEEAARERRRRARQERMKSREGEEPSGQTDTLAITNSHSVTESSGGGGEGGGDDEEQALMERMAKREERRQRRLKEAQERQQGTDARDNDRDHGDAAANSAEEERPLGRRGRYHDNEEEEEQGRKTTVARGREEEEKEEEEEEEEEEEAAPEEEEKEEVEEDKPSRSYMREQESCEEKTNMSHMQNEVSQRGGAREQGEWQRKQNGGLHEETPPMQNRKPERTLSRGSMRAPEPGVGEDPDDAARQEAERKLEELKRRRDDAEVEEFERMRQKQQEAEQELEELKKKREERRKVLEQEDRQKKQEEEERKAREEEEKRRMKEEIERRRAEAAEKRQKVEDTMEGGEAKPFKCVSPRGSSLKIGERAEFLNKSAQKSSLKLAHSPVVSKIGNRLEQYTSAAQRENKDSRSPRSGAVDLPMVTDGIRNIKSMWEKGNVFTSPGGAGGTFKEAAGMKIGVAGRINDWLNKTPESKTPGGRPADLKPGDVTNKRSLWENKGASPTKVTGRGEAKSVTNGMGH